From Natronospira bacteriovora, one genomic window encodes:
- a CDS encoding autotransporter assembly complex protein TamA, with amino-acid sequence MRAPSALLPILAALLLGPGIAHAQSIEIEILGLDEHEEARENVLGTLSVFRYRDDSMGEPRLRRLHARAGSEIRQALRPFGYYAPETESEIEAEEEGWRLRYRITPGPRVQLTQVIVRIEGDGADDRAFMRALQEMPIRENQPLNHQHYEDAKSTLLAIADRRGYIEARWEQRSLLVDPETLSARAILILDSGPRYRFGPVTIHQDILSDSFVQRYVRFEEGEPFDADRLLGLQYGLSDSEYFNFVQVTPQRDQADEDRRIPIDVEVSERPKHRYTASIGYGTDTGPRYGLGWDYRRINQYGHRGALGYSISDVRRATELRYIVPLDNPVQERLVWDLNTIREDRGDFLSRRNEFGVGRTTVQWNWLQTVFLRYERERSIFDADNQPVSEIVVPGVTWSRTRANDPTFPRRGLSLSLDVRGAREEFLSDLNFFQTTLRAKRVQPAGEDNRFLIRLELGGTGTENFDRLPLSQRFFTGGDQSVRGFAYQELSPVDDDGRRVGGRYLAVSSVEFDRRLSGQWYGAAFVDAGNAMMSFSESLETSAGVGVRWASPIGMIRMDVARPLSDPDRGWRFHLTVGPDL; translated from the coding sequence ATGCGTGCACCCTCAGCTCTTCTCCCCATCCTCGCGGCGTTGCTGCTCGGCCCGGGCATCGCTCATGCCCAGTCCATCGAGATCGAGATTCTGGGGCTGGATGAGCACGAGGAGGCGCGTGAGAACGTGCTCGGTACACTGTCGGTCTTCCGCTATCGAGACGACAGCATGGGCGAACCCCGTCTGCGCCGGCTGCACGCCAGAGCGGGAAGCGAGATCCGCCAGGCGCTGCGTCCCTTCGGCTATTACGCCCCGGAAACGGAAAGCGAAATCGAGGCCGAGGAGGAAGGCTGGCGCCTGCGCTACCGCATCACCCCCGGCCCAAGGGTTCAACTGACGCAAGTCATCGTGCGCATCGAAGGCGACGGGGCCGATGACCGGGCCTTCATGCGAGCCCTGCAGGAAATGCCCATCCGCGAGAACCAGCCGCTCAATCACCAGCACTACGAGGATGCGAAAAGCACCCTGCTGGCCATCGCCGACCGCCGTGGCTACATTGAGGCGCGCTGGGAGCAGCGCAGCCTGCTGGTGGATCCCGAGACGCTGAGTGCCCGCGCCATCCTGATTCTGGACAGCGGCCCTCGTTATCGTTTCGGGCCCGTCACCATTCACCAGGACATCCTGTCCGACAGTTTCGTGCAACGCTATGTGCGTTTCGAGGAGGGCGAGCCCTTCGATGCCGACCGTCTGCTTGGCCTGCAGTACGGCCTGTCGGACAGTGAATACTTCAATTTCGTGCAGGTGACACCGCAGCGGGATCAGGCAGACGAGGACCGCCGCATTCCCATCGATGTGGAAGTCAGCGAACGGCCCAAGCATCGCTATACCGCCAGCATCGGCTATGGCACCGATACCGGCCCGCGTTATGGCCTGGGTTGGGACTATCGCCGCATCAACCAGTACGGGCACCGTGGCGCACTGGGATACAGCATCTCCGATGTCCGTCGGGCAACGGAGCTTCGCTACATCGTGCCCCTGGACAATCCCGTGCAGGAACGACTCGTCTGGGATCTCAACACCATCCGCGAGGATCGCGGTGACTTTCTCAGCCGCCGCAATGAGTTTGGTGTCGGGCGCACCACCGTGCAATGGAACTGGCTTCAGACCGTCTTCCTGCGTTACGAGCGTGAGCGCTCCATCTTCGACGCCGACAACCAGCCAGTGTCCGAAATAGTTGTTCCCGGCGTGACCTGGTCCCGCACCCGCGCCAATGATCCGACCTTTCCCCGCCGTGGCCTCAGCCTCTCCCTGGACGTGCGGGGTGCCCGGGAAGAGTTCCTCTCGGATCTGAATTTCTTCCAGACCACCCTGCGCGCCAAGCGGGTGCAGCCGGCCGGGGAGGACAACCGCTTTCTGATCCGCCTGGAGCTTGGGGGCACCGGCACCGAAAACTTCGACCGCCTGCCCCTGTCCCAGCGATTCTTCACCGGTGGTGACCAGAGTGTGCGTGGTTTTGCCTACCAGGAACTCAGTCCGGTGGATGACGATGGTCGACGGGTGGGCGGGCGTTATCTGGCCGTTTCCAGTGTCGAATTCGACAGACGACTGAGCGGCCAGTGGTACGGCGCTGCCTTCGTGGATGCGGGCAATGCCATGATGTCCTTCTCGGAATCCCTGGAGACATCAGCGGGCGTGGGCGTCCGCTGGGCATCACCCATCGGCATGATTCGCATGGATGTGGCCCGCCCCCTGTCCGATCCGGATCGGGGCTGGCGATTTCACCTGACCGTGGGGCCTGACCTGTGA
- a CDS encoding hydrogen peroxide-inducible genes activator, whose product MTLTQLRYIVALAREGHFGHAAEACFVSQPTLSVAVRKLEDQLGVPLFERRSGHVVPTDVGRRIVAQAETVLAEANRINELARAGQDQLAGELRIGAIFTIGPYVLPHLIPRLHRVAPRMPLIIEENYTRVLAEKLRQGDLDVILISPPFSEHGINLWPVYEEPFSVLLPSEHRLRERESIPSAELAGENMLLLGDGHCFRDQVLSACPECIGSDERMRPARTTEGSSLETIRHMVASGLGVTVVPKTSLGRWVGLNDHNDLLMERPFADQAPTRQVAIAWRETFPRPEAVRAVRDALVDARLEGVDYLPEAEPRNSETGKSLPL is encoded by the coding sequence ATGACGCTGACCCAGCTCCGCTACATCGTCGCCCTGGCCCGGGAAGGGCATTTCGGCCACGCGGCGGAAGCCTGTTTCGTCAGCCAGCCCACCTTGAGTGTTGCCGTGCGCAAGCTGGAAGACCAGCTGGGCGTCCCTCTGTTTGAACGCCGGTCAGGCCATGTGGTGCCGACGGATGTGGGCCGCCGCATCGTTGCCCAGGCCGAAACCGTTCTGGCCGAGGCCAATAGGATCAACGAACTGGCGCGTGCCGGCCAGGATCAGTTGGCCGGGGAGTTGCGTATTGGTGCCATCTTCACCATCGGCCCCTACGTGCTACCCCACCTGATTCCCCGTTTGCACCGCGTGGCTCCCCGCATGCCACTGATCATTGAGGAAAACTACACCCGGGTCCTGGCGGAAAAGCTGCGTCAGGGCGATCTGGACGTGATTCTGATCAGTCCGCCCTTCAGTGAACACGGCATCAATCTCTGGCCCGTGTATGAAGAACCCTTCAGCGTGCTCCTCCCCAGCGAGCACCGCCTGCGGGAGCGTGAATCCATTCCTTCCGCGGAACTGGCCGGTGAAAACATGCTCTTGTTGGGCGACGGTCATTGTTTCCGGGATCAGGTGCTGTCCGCCTGTCCGGAATGCATCGGCAGTGACGAGCGCATGCGCCCGGCGCGTACCACCGAGGGTTCCAGCCTGGAAACGATTCGTCACATGGTGGCCAGCGGACTTGGTGTGACGGTGGTGCCCAAGACCTCACTGGGGCGCTGGGTCGGCCTCAACGACCATAATGATCTGCTGATGGAACGTCCCTTCGCCGATCAGGCGCCCACCCGTCAGGTGGCCATTGCCTGGCGCGAAACCTTTCCCCGTCCCGAGGCGGTCCGCGCCGTCCGGGATGCCCTTGTGGATGCCCGTCTGGAGGGTGTGGATTATCTTCCCGAGGCCGAACCCCGTAACAGCGAAACCGGCAAATCCCTCCCCCTATAA
- a CDS encoding translocation/assembly module TamB domain-containing protein, with product MSEQRRKAIGWRGWLVIGSTGLLTAVILALVALLYTEAGLRWAVSQASQFSPGELEIGEIQGSLGGPLRLGDILYREEGLEIEAAELRADWRLGLLLLRTLHVDQLHVEGLRLRLSPDPDATADDEPFRLPEAIELPLRINLTELLLRDARLFVDDELQFELRQLRLDALARGKRLRIDELDLDSPLLLARLEGELEMAGDWPLQLDSDWLLRLPDLPQVEGATRLEGDLQHLRLQQQISRPLVADVSGDIRQALEAPRVQLALRFRELRPSRFLDEAPEGLLAGQFQLSGPLDDLRLRGHVDATDTPWGDLGLRGDVNLPTDLTWLQLRSLQLDHQQHPMRIRAQGRVENPLEDDPLVDLALEWVSLAWPLDIPEYVSEAGELRLQGRQSDYRLELATRFAWLGHHPDIAGPLSGEIHAGLQGGPERADIDDLLLRLDDGAELGFGGAVDWSDRGSFVDGDFRIARLDPGRLAPDWPGELAASGQLLFSWRDGEPRLDLTLAEARGQLLEHPLEGRGRLAYGDEQLEFDDFRLRLGDSQLQADGRLARERESAIRFHLAVEELADWPIDAAGRLTASGALAGTLDALDLELEVEGANLAQESLRLREMALNIKLRDSGRGQSRAELLAEGIEYDDQLVERIHVALDGQQDSHRLLMTVEQELIHFGLSLAGGLDADFRWEGELLDTRLSNALVGDWQQQEASRLVAGPDGGRLDQTCLRTPEHQGSLCFAGDGDAEGHWQADIRARDFPLAMLVNPEAMGVDVTGLFDLGARAHDRGDGIRAEGELEFSPGAIRQAVDGEAMTLMAIDGGRGRFNWTPDSADGDIALDLSDGGHFRLWAELPDGMDGPLQGRLDADIPQLGLLPVLVAEVGRAEGRLTLAVDIDGQLDDPSFTGDVRVHDAILSLPDLGITAEAVNVHVTGGMQTVSMTASAQSGGGQLEFDADLDRLAGDWQGGARLRGEDFLALSTPDARIRINPELEILVSPGNRLDITGDLHIPWASITPGDVRTTIQPSPDEVLVGEVITAAAEDNGWDIYTRVRTSLGDDVSFGGYGLSGRIAGSLVIRDEPGALTRGTGELEILDGHYQAWRQRLQIERGRLFFSDTPVSDPALDIRAVRRPRGVVVGVNIRGTLREPELELFSDPPMQQSEQLSYLLTGQPLTEGREADMDLIREATLALQLAGGAAVGRSVGRRLGVDTVTIETGDTPDDAQVVFGEYLSPRLFISYGIGLFDSVNIFRIRYEISSRWFLEAQTGPRSGADFIYSLERG from the coding sequence GTGAGCGAACAAAGGCGAAAGGCGATCGGCTGGCGTGGCTGGCTGGTGATTGGCTCCACCGGCCTGCTCACTGCGGTGATCCTGGCACTGGTGGCGCTTCTGTATACCGAGGCCGGGCTGCGCTGGGCGGTCTCGCAGGCCAGCCAGTTCAGCCCGGGCGAGCTGGAGATCGGCGAGATCCAGGGCAGCCTTGGCGGTCCACTGCGCCTGGGCGACATTCTTTACCGCGAAGAAGGCCTCGAGATCGAGGCGGCGGAACTGCGGGCCGACTGGCGCCTGGGACTGCTACTGCTGCGCACACTGCATGTGGATCAGCTCCATGTGGAGGGATTGCGGCTGCGACTGAGCCCCGATCCGGATGCCACGGCGGACGATGAACCCTTCCGCCTGCCGGAAGCCATCGAGCTGCCGTTGCGGATCAACCTGACGGAGTTGCTGCTCCGTGACGCCCGCCTGTTCGTGGACGATGAACTGCAGTTCGAGCTCCGGCAGCTGCGGCTGGACGCACTGGCACGCGGCAAGCGCCTGCGCATTGATGAACTGGATCTTGACAGCCCGCTGTTGCTCGCCCGTCTGGAAGGCGAACTGGAGATGGCCGGGGACTGGCCGCTCCAGCTGGACAGTGACTGGCTGCTTCGGCTGCCCGATTTGCCGCAGGTGGAAGGGGCGACACGGCTGGAGGGCGACCTCCAGCACCTTCGTCTGCAACAGCAGATCAGTCGCCCGCTGGTGGCCGACGTCAGCGGTGACATTCGGCAAGCACTGGAAGCACCCCGAGTTCAGCTGGCGCTCCGCTTCCGCGAGCTGCGGCCCTCGCGTTTCCTGGACGAAGCACCGGAGGGTCTGCTTGCCGGGCAGTTCCAGCTCAGTGGCCCACTGGACGATCTGCGCCTGCGGGGGCATGTGGACGCCACCGACACCCCCTGGGGCGACCTTGGCCTGCGTGGCGATGTCAATCTGCCGACGGACCTGACCTGGCTGCAGTTGCGCAGTCTCCAGCTGGATCACCAGCAACACCCCATGCGCATCCGTGCACAGGGCCGGGTGGAGAATCCCCTGGAGGATGACCCGCTGGTGGATCTGGCCCTGGAGTGGGTGTCGCTGGCCTGGCCGCTGGACATTCCCGAGTACGTTTCCGAGGCAGGCGAGCTCAGGCTGCAGGGCCGACAGAGCGACTACCGTCTGGAGTTGGCCACGCGATTTGCCTGGCTCGGTCACCACCCGGACATCGCCGGGCCGCTGAGCGGTGAGATTCATGCCGGGCTGCAGGGCGGGCCGGAGCGGGCCGATATCGACGATCTCCTCCTGCGCCTGGACGACGGGGCAGAACTGGGTTTTGGCGGCGCCGTGGACTGGAGTGATCGAGGCAGCTTCGTGGACGGTGACTTCCGCATCGCCCGGCTGGATCCGGGGCGCCTGGCGCCGGACTGGCCCGGCGAGCTGGCCGCCAGCGGGCAACTGCTGTTTTCCTGGCGGGATGGGGAACCGCGGCTTGACCTGACCCTCGCCGAGGCACGCGGGCAGCTGCTGGAACACCCCCTGGAGGGGCGTGGGCGGCTGGCCTATGGCGATGAACAGTTGGAATTCGATGATTTTCGGCTGCGCCTCGGGGACAGCCAGTTGCAGGCGGATGGCCGGCTCGCCCGTGAGCGGGAAAGCGCCATTCGCTTCCACCTGGCCGTGGAAGAGCTCGCCGACTGGCCCATCGATGCCGCCGGTCGCTTGACGGCCAGCGGCGCCCTGGCCGGAACGCTGGACGCCCTGGACCTGGAGCTGGAGGTTGAAGGGGCCAATCTGGCGCAGGAGTCACTGCGCCTGCGCGAGATGGCGCTCAACATTAAGCTGCGGGATTCCGGACGCGGCCAGAGCCGGGCCGAACTGCTGGCCGAAGGCATCGAGTACGACGATCAGCTCGTTGAACGGATTCATGTCGCCCTGGACGGGCAACAGGATTCACATCGCCTGTTGATGACGGTCGAGCAGGAACTGATTCACTTTGGCCTCAGCCTGGCCGGCGGCCTGGACGCGGATTTCCGCTGGGAGGGGGAACTGCTTGACACCCGTCTGAGCAATGCCCTTGTCGGTGACTGGCAACAGCAGGAGGCCAGTCGCCTGGTTGCCGGCCCTGACGGGGGTCGGCTGGATCAGACCTGTCTGCGCACCCCTGAACATCAAGGCAGCCTCTGCTTCGCCGGCGATGGCGATGCCGAGGGCCACTGGCAGGCCGACATCCGTGCCCGCGACTTCCCTCTCGCCATGCTGGTGAACCCGGAAGCCATGGGTGTCGATGTGACAGGGCTGTTCGACCTGGGCGCCCGCGCCCATGACCGGGGTGACGGAATCCGGGCGGAAGGCGAACTCGAGTTCAGCCCCGGGGCAATTCGGCAGGCCGTGGATGGCGAAGCCATGACGCTGATGGCCATTGACGGCGGCCGGGGACGCTTCAACTGGACCCCGGATTCGGCGGACGGCGACATTGCCCTGGATCTCAGCGACGGCGGTCATTTCCGGCTTTGGGCGGAACTGCCGGACGGCATGGATGGGCCCCTCCAGGGACGGCTGGACGCGGACATCCCGCAGTTGGGCCTGCTTCCGGTGCTGGTGGCAGAAGTGGGCCGGGCGGAAGGACGGCTGACTCTGGCGGTGGACATTGACGGGCAGCTGGATGACCCGTCCTTTACCGGCGACGTTCGGGTACACGATGCCATTCTGAGTCTTCCGGATCTGGGTATCACCGCCGAGGCCGTCAATGTTCATGTTACCGGCGGCATGCAGACGGTCAGCATGACGGCCAGCGCCCAATCGGGCGGCGGGCAACTCGAGTTCGACGCCGATCTGGATCGTCTCGCCGGTGACTGGCAGGGTGGAGCCCGACTCAGGGGCGAGGACTTTCTGGCCCTGAGCACTCCCGACGCCCGAATCCGAATCAACCCGGAACTGGAAATCCTGGTATCGCCAGGCAATCGCCTGGACATCACAGGCGACCTGCACATTCCCTGGGCAAGCATCACCCCCGGTGATGTACGTACCACCATTCAGCCTTCACCTGACGAGGTACTGGTGGGAGAAGTCATCACTGCCGCCGCCGAGGACAATGGCTGGGATATCTACACCCGTGTCCGCACCTCCCTCGGGGACGATGTCAGTTTCGGCGGATATGGCCTGAGTGGACGCATCGCCGGCTCCCTGGTCATCCGCGACGAACCCGGGGCCCTGACCCGGGGCACCGGCGAACTGGAAATTCTTGACGGCCATTACCAGGCCTGGCGACAGCGGCTTCAGATCGAACGCGGACGCCTGTTCTTCAGTGACACGCCTGTCTCCGATCCGGCCCTGGACATTCGGGCCGTCCGCCGGCCTCGCGGTGTGGTTGTGGGCGTGAACATTCGCGGCACCCTGCGTGAACCGGAGCTGGAGCTGTTCTCCGATCCGCCCATGCAGCAGTCCGAACAGCTGTCCTACCTGCTCACCGGCCAGCCCCTCACCGAAGGTCGCGAAGCCGACATGGATCTGATCCGGGAAGCCACACTGGCCCTGCAGCTGGCTGGCGGGGCGGCGGTGGGTCGCAGTGTGGGCCGGCGGCTGGGGGTGGATACGGTCACCATCGAAACCGGTGATACGCCGGATGACGCCCAGGTCGTGTTCGGCGAATACCTCTCGCCACGCCTGTTCATCAGTTATGGCATTGGCCTGTTCGACAGCGTCAACATCTTCCGCATTCGCTACGAAATCAGCAGCCGCTGGTTCCTGGAAGCCCAGACCGGCCCCCGCTCCGGCGCCGACTTCATCTACAGCCTCGAGCGCGGGTGA
- a CDS encoding protein kinase domain-containing protein yields the protein MAKRKKSVQRFDFRPGDQLAGKYEVVEQLGRGWEGEVYKVRERATGIERAAKFFYPERNMGNRAVAYHARKLNRLRHCRILIPYLTHDHVEHRGRDVPFLVSEFVEGELLEDFIHRRPGRRLPLFEALHLLHALAAGLEEVHQLRDYHGDLHSENIIVARRGIHFEVKLIDFYRWKAPTGENIREDVRDIIRIFYDALGGQKHYARQPALVKNICLGLKRSLISRRFRTAGALRRHLETMDWGE from the coding sequence ATGGCCAAGCGCAAGAAATCCGTGCAGCGTTTCGACTTCCGACCGGGCGACCAGCTGGCCGGGAAGTACGAAGTGGTCGAACAGCTCGGCCGGGGCTGGGAGGGTGAGGTCTACAAGGTGCGCGAGCGGGCCACCGGCATCGAACGCGCGGCCAAGTTCTTCTATCCGGAACGCAACATGGGCAACCGCGCCGTGGCCTACCATGCGCGCAAGCTCAACCGCCTGCGCCATTGCCGCATTCTGATTCCCTATCTCACCCACGATCACGTGGAACACCGCGGCCGAGATGTGCCCTTTCTGGTCTCGGAGTTCGTGGAAGGGGAATTGCTGGAAGACTTCATTCATCGCCGCCCCGGCCGACGCCTGCCCCTGTTCGAGGCCCTGCATCTGCTGCACGCGCTGGCAGCCGGTCTGGAGGAAGTTCACCAGCTGCGGGACTACCACGGTGACCTGCACAGTGAAAACATCATCGTGGCCCGCCGGGGTATTCATTTCGAGGTCAAGCTGATCGATTTCTACCGCTGGAAGGCCCCCACCGGCGAGAACATCCGCGAGGATGTGCGTGACATCATCCGCATCTTCTACGACGCCCTGGGCGGGCAGAAGCACTACGCAAGACAGCCTGCCCTGGTGAAGAACATTTGCCTGGGCCTGAAGCGCAGCCTGATCTCCCGCCGCTTTCGCACCGCCGGTGCCCTGAGGCGGCATCTGGAAACAATGGATTGGGGGGAGTGA
- a CDS encoding TIGR00153 family protein: MIKRYLARHFAGSPLGPLQKHMEAMGACADQLYPFMEAAIAGQWKRAGELRQAIIRQEHAGDELKRDIRLNLRSPLFLPLARVDLLDLLTAQDEIANTIRDLSGHVLGRELSFPETLGVDLLRFVERTLETTRQAQRSVSELHELLEAGFSAQRRDIVRDMIKEVDRLEQESDRMEIEARHSLYREEKSLDPVDVMFMYKVIDQIGDVADCAQHVGSRLQLLLAR, encoded by the coding sequence ATGATCAAACGGTATCTGGCACGGCACTTCGCCGGTTCACCCCTGGGGCCGCTTCAGAAGCATATGGAAGCCATGGGTGCCTGCGCGGATCAACTGTATCCCTTCATGGAGGCGGCCATTGCCGGCCAGTGGAAACGGGCAGGCGAACTACGCCAGGCGATTATCCGGCAAGAACACGCCGGCGACGAACTCAAAAGGGATATTCGCCTGAATCTGCGCAGCCCGCTATTCCTGCCCCTCGCACGGGTAGACCTGCTGGATCTGCTCACGGCCCAGGACGAGATAGCCAACACCATTCGCGATCTCAGTGGCCATGTTCTGGGCCGGGAGTTGAGTTTCCCGGAGACCCTCGGCGTCGACCTGCTGCGCTTCGTCGAACGCACGCTGGAGACTACCCGCCAGGCTCAGCGCAGTGTGAGCGAGCTGCATGAACTGCTCGAAGCCGGTTTTTCCGCGCAGCGCCGGGACATCGTGCGCGACATGATCAAAGAGGTCGATCGGCTGGAGCAGGAGAGCGACCGCATGGAGATCGAAGCGCGTCACAGCCTGTACCGGGAAGAAAAATCGCTCGATCCCGTGGATGTGATGTTCATGTACAAGGTGATTGATCAGATCGGCGACGTCGCCGACTGTGCACAGCATGTGGGCAGCCGCCTGCAACTGCTGCTGGCCAGGTAA
- the aroE gene encoding shikimate dehydrogenase: MADRYAVFGHPVSHSRSPAIHQHFAEQTGQSLVYEAIDPGAEGFTAGITNFFDKGGLGANVTVPFKEAAFALADECTERAARAGAVNTLKVLDDGRLLGENTDGAGLLRDLTHNLGVELGGASVLILGAGGASRGILGPLVDAGIGTLHVANRTVAKAEALAKRFPEMTAVTVSGLDRLPTRAFDLIINATPSSLQGQALTLPSGLLARDTLAYDLAYAEGGTPFTRWAEQRGVPGRDGWGMLVEQAAESFFLWRGVRPETAVLLKR; this comes from the coding sequence ATGGCTGATCGCTATGCAGTCTTCGGCCATCCGGTGAGCCACAGCCGCTCACCCGCCATCCATCAGCACTTCGCCGAGCAGACGGGGCAGTCGCTCGTCTATGAGGCCATTGATCCCGGCGCAGAAGGTTTTACGGCAGGGATCACGAACTTTTTCGACAAGGGCGGCCTGGGCGCCAATGTCACCGTGCCGTTCAAGGAAGCGGCCTTTGCGCTGGCCGATGAGTGCACGGAACGGGCGGCCCGGGCCGGGGCGGTAAACACCCTGAAGGTGCTCGACGACGGCCGTCTGCTGGGCGAAAACACCGACGGTGCCGGTCTGCTTCGGGATCTGACTCACAACCTGGGCGTTGAACTCGGCGGGGCGTCGGTGCTGATCCTGGGTGCCGGCGGCGCCAGCCGCGGCATCCTCGGCCCCCTGGTGGATGCCGGCATCGGCACCCTGCACGTCGCCAACCGTACGGTGGCGAAGGCCGAGGCCCTGGCCAAACGTTTCCCGGAGATGACGGCCGTGACCGTCAGCGGTCTGGACAGACTGCCCACCCGCGCCTTCGATCTGATCATCAACGCGACACCCAGCAGCCTGCAGGGCCAGGCCCTGACCCTGCCGTCCGGCCTGCTCGCCCGCGACACACTCGCTTATGACCTGGCCTATGCCGAGGGCGGAACCCCTTTCACCCGCTGGGCCGAGCAGCGCGGTGTTCCAGGCCGCGACGGCTGGGGCATGCTGGTGGAACAGGCAGCGGAATCGTTTTTTCTCTGGCGGGGGGTGCGGCCGGAGACGGCGGTTTTACTGAAACGGTGA
- the hemB gene encoding porphobilinogen synthase has protein sequence MASQSPFPGAFPATRLRRMRKDDFSRRLMRETVLTADDLIYPMFVLEGEAQRQQVPSMPGIERLSIDGIMREAEELLRLGIPAIALFPVVPPEAKSLDASEAWNPEGLVQNTVAAIKSEFPELGVITDVALDPYTSHGQDGIIDNEGYVLNDETTAALVRQALSHAEAGADVVAPSDMMDGRIGAIRNALEGASHRHTRILSYAAKYASSFYGPFRDAVGSATALGKADKKTYQMDPANSDEALREVALDLKEGADMVMIKPGMPYLDIVHRVKQQFGVPTFVYQVSGEYAMLMAAAENGWLDEQAVVLESLTAIKRAGADGILTYFARRAAEWLQAES, from the coding sequence ATGGCCAGTCAGTCCCCTTTCCCCGGCGCCTTTCCCGCCACCCGCCTGCGGCGCATGCGCAAGGACGATTTCAGCCGTCGACTAATGCGGGAGACGGTGCTGACCGCTGATGACCTGATCTACCCCATGTTCGTTCTGGAGGGTGAGGCCCAGCGTCAGCAGGTGCCTTCCATGCCCGGCATTGAGCGCCTGTCCATCGACGGCATCATGCGCGAGGCCGAGGAACTCCTGCGACTGGGCATTCCGGCCATTGCCCTGTTTCCGGTGGTGCCGCCCGAGGCCAAGAGCCTGGATGCATCGGAGGCCTGGAATCCGGAGGGGCTGGTGCAGAACACCGTGGCCGCGATCAAATCGGAGTTCCCGGAACTGGGTGTCATCACCGATGTGGCCCTGGATCCCTACACCAGCCATGGGCAGGACGGCATCATCGACAATGAGGGCTATGTCCTCAACGACGAGACCACCGCGGCCCTGGTCCGGCAGGCCCTGTCCCATGCCGAGGCGGGTGCCGATGTGGTGGCACCCTCGGACATGATGGACGGCCGCATCGGAGCCATCCGCAATGCCCTTGAAGGCGCCAGCCATCGGCATACCCGGATTCTTTCCTACGCGGCCAAGTACGCCTCCAGTTTCTACGGCCCCTTCCGCGATGCGGTGGGCTCGGCCACGGCACTGGGCAAGGCGGACAAGAAGACCTACCAGATGGATCCGGCCAACAGCGACGAAGCCTTGCGCGAAGTGGCACTGGACCTGAAGGAAGGCGCCGACATGGTGATGATCAAGCCCGGCATGCCCTATCTGGACATCGTGCATCGGGTAAAGCAGCAGTTCGGCGTGCCCACCTTCGTCTACCAGGTAAGCGGCGAGTACGCCATGCTCATGGCGGCGGCGGAGAATGGCTGGCTGGACGAGCAGGCCGTGGTGCTGGAGTCCCTGACCGCCATCAAGCGAGCGGGCGCGGACGGCATCCTGACCTACTTCGCGCGGCGCGCGGCGGAGTGGCTGCAGGCGGAGTCATGA
- a CDS encoding VOC family protein, translating to MTTIPFHLAFPVRDIESTRRFYVEQLGCSVGREAERWIDLDFFGHQISAHVAELDEPEKHNEVDGDAVPVRHFGAVLPWPRWEALADRLRQHGVDFLIPPRIRFEGEPGEQGTFFIRDPSGNALEFKTFREAERLFQR from the coding sequence ATGACTACCATCCCCTTCCACCTTGCCTTCCCGGTCCGCGATATTGAGAGTACCCGCCGTTTCTATGTCGAGCAGCTGGGTTGCTCCGTGGGCCGCGAAGCCGAGCGCTGGATCGATCTGGATTTTTTCGGCCACCAGATCAGTGCCCATGTGGCGGAGCTGGATGAGCCGGAAAAACACAATGAAGTGGATGGCGATGCCGTCCCGGTCCGTCACTTCGGCGCCGTGCTTCCCTGGCCCCGCTGGGAGGCTCTGGCGGATCGACTGCGTCAGCACGGCGTGGACTTCCTAATCCCGCCCCGCATCCGCTTCGAAGGCGAGCCGGGCGAACAGGGCACCTTCTTCATCCGTGACCCCTCCGGCAACGCCCTGGAGTTCAAGACCTTCCGCGAAGCGGAGCGGCTGTTTCAGCGTTGA
- a CDS encoding peroxidase-related enzyme (This protein belongs to a clade of uncharacterized proteins related to peroxidases such as the alkylhydroperoxidase AhpD.) gives MAWIDTIKEAEASGDLKEAYEALDPQQQKIASILRVHSLNAGAMERQMSLYKHLMFGRSGLSRADRESIAVVVSAANNCGYCVSHHAEALSHYEQDNSRLRRMVSDFQFLDLPDKKARMLSYALKLTTSPSQVSDEDIQELKEVGYSDRDILDMNLIAAYFNFINRVALGLGVDCNEPEGDAESS, from the coding sequence ATGGCCTGGATAGACACCATCAAGGAAGCCGAGGCGAGCGGCGACCTGAAGGAAGCGTACGAGGCGCTTGATCCGCAGCAGCAGAAGATCGCCAGCATTCTGCGGGTGCACAGCCTCAACGCCGGCGCCATGGAGCGCCAGATGTCGCTCTACAAGCACCTCATGTTCGGCCGCAGCGGCCTGTCCCGGGCCGATCGGGAAAGTATCGCCGTGGTCGTCTCGGCGGCCAACAACTGTGGCTATTGCGTCAGCCACCACGCCGAAGCGCTGTCCCACTACGAGCAGGACAATTCCCGGCTGCGCCGCATGGTCTCCGATTTCCAGTTTCTCGACCTGCCCGACAAGAAAGCTCGCATGCTCAGTTATGCCCTCAAGCTCACCACCTCGCCCAGCCAGGTCAGTGATGAAGATATCCAGGAGCTCAAGGAGGTGGGCTACAGTGATCGCGACATTCTGGACATGAACCTGATCGCGGCCTATTTCAACTTCATCAACCGCGTGGCCCTTGGCCTGGGCGTCGACTGCAACGAGCCCGAGGGCGACGCCGAAAGCTCATGA